A genomic region of Nostoc sp. UHCC 0702 contains the following coding sequences:
- the leuC gene encoding 3-isopropylmalate dehydratase large subunit, whose translation MSKGTLFDKVWDLHTVGTLPSGLTQLFIGLHLIHEVTSPQAFAMLRERGLKVLFPERTVATVDHIVPTENQSRPFTDSLAEEMIQALERNCQENGITFYNIGSGNQGIVHVIAPEQGLTQPGMTIACGDSHTSSHGAFGAIAFGIGTSQVRDVLASQTLALSKLKVRKIEVNGTLNPGVYAKDVILHIIRTLGVKGGVGYAYEYAGTTFEQMNMEERMTVCNMAIEGGARCGYVNPDQVTYDYLKGRDFAPKDADWESAIAWWESIKSDADAEYDDIVVFDAAEIPPTVTWGITPGQGIGINQFVPKPEELPEEDRFVAEEAYRYMDLLPGQPIKGTKVDVCFIGSCTNGRISDLREAAKIAQGHHVAAGVKAFVVPGSERVKQEAEAEGLDKIFQEAGFEWREPGCSMCLAMNPDKLQGRQISASSSNRNFKGRQGSSSGRTLLMSPAMVVTAAIKGEVSDVRELL comes from the coding sequence ATGAGCAAAGGTACCCTGTTTGATAAAGTTTGGGACTTACACACCGTTGGTACACTTCCTTCAGGGCTGACGCAACTATTTATTGGGCTACACCTCATCCATGAAGTGACTAGTCCCCAAGCCTTTGCTATGTTACGGGAACGAGGTCTAAAAGTACTGTTTCCAGAACGGACAGTGGCTACAGTAGATCATATTGTGCCTACAGAAAATCAATCACGTCCCTTTACTGATAGCTTGGCAGAAGAAATGATCCAAGCCCTAGAGCGTAACTGTCAAGAAAATGGCATCACCTTTTATAACATCGGTTCTGGTAATCAGGGTATAGTTCATGTGATTGCTCCTGAACAAGGACTGACACAACCAGGAATGACGATCGCTTGTGGAGATAGCCACACTTCCAGTCACGGGGCATTTGGGGCGATCGCTTTTGGCATCGGTACTAGTCAAGTTAGGGATGTTCTCGCTTCCCAAACTCTCGCCCTCTCGAAATTAAAAGTCCGCAAAATAGAAGTTAACGGCACCCTCAACCCTGGTGTCTACGCCAAAGATGTCATCCTGCATATCATTCGTACCCTTGGTGTGAAAGGTGGTGTCGGTTATGCCTATGAATATGCAGGCACTACCTTTGAGCAAATGAACATGGAAGAACGGATGACAGTTTGCAATATGGCCATCGAAGGCGGTGCCCGTTGCGGTTACGTCAATCCCGATCAAGTCACCTACGATTACCTCAAGGGTAGAGACTTTGCCCCCAAAGATGCAGATTGGGAGAGTGCGATCGCTTGGTGGGAATCAATCAAGAGCGATGCTGATGCTGAATACGATGATATTGTAGTATTCGACGCTGCCGAAATTCCACCGACTGTGACTTGGGGAATCACACCCGGTCAAGGCATTGGCATCAATCAGTTCGTTCCCAAGCCTGAAGAATTGCCCGAAGAAGACCGCTTTGTAGCTGAAGAAGCCTACCGATACATGGATTTGTTACCCGGTCAACCGATCAAAGGTACGAAAGTTGATGTCTGTTTCATTGGCAGCTGCACCAACGGTAGAATTAGCGATTTGCGAGAAGCTGCCAAAATTGCCCAAGGTCACCACGTAGCCGCAGGTGTGAAAGCCTTTGTTGTCCCTGGTTCTGAACGCGTCAAACAAGAGGCAGAAGCGGAAGGTCTGGACAAAATCTTTCAAGAAGCCGGGTTTGAGTGGCGTGAACCTGGGTGTTCGATGTGTTTAGCCATGAACCCCGACAAACTTCAAGGCAGACAAATCAGCGCCTCTTCCTCCAACCGCAACTTCAAAGGCAGACAAGGTTCATCCTCTGGTCGTACATTGCTGATGAGTCCGGCGATGGTTGTTACTGCTGCCATTAAAGGTGAAGTTTCAGACGTGCGGGAGTTGTTGTAA